From Streptomyces sp. TLI_105, the proteins below share one genomic window:
- a CDS encoding DUF1684 domain-containing protein, producing the protein MSTDPRQDWQHWHEQREAAVASSYGPLSLTGTHWLADFPEGRIPAIPGEWREDGDEVVLTAGAEDGLTVDGKPFAGTVRLTADHGPIHESRVESAGRRLVVLRREGLWAVRDFDPGSEARRAFRGIEATPYDERWVVSGVFRPYGETRGVRVENADGRERGLGLSGELAFELHGGEHVLRVAVEDDGTLWAVFADATSGRDSYRFRFLRPEAPAADGSVTVDFNRALLPPCAFADHFICPFPPPGNTLDTAVPAGERRLNPA; encoded by the coding sequence ATGAGCACGGATCCACGACAGGACTGGCAGCACTGGCACGAGCAGCGCGAGGCCGCGGTCGCCTCCTCGTACGGCCCGCTCTCCCTCACGGGCACCCACTGGCTCGCGGACTTCCCCGAGGGTCGCATTCCGGCCATTCCCGGTGAGTGGCGGGAGGACGGCGACGAGGTGGTCCTGACGGCGGGCGCCGAGGACGGGCTCACCGTCGACGGCAAGCCCTTCGCCGGCACGGTCCGGCTCACCGCCGACCACGGGCCGATCCACGAGTCCCGGGTCGAGTCGGCGGGCCGACGGCTCGTGGTGCTGCGGCGCGAAGGGCTGTGGGCCGTACGGGACTTCGACCCGGGCTCGGAGGCGCGCCGCGCCTTCCGGGGCATCGAGGCCACCCCGTACGACGAGCGCTGGGTGGTGTCCGGCGTGTTCCGTCCGTACGGGGAGACGCGCGGCGTACGGGTGGAGAACGCGGACGGCCGGGAGCGCGGCCTAGGCCTCTCCGGGGAGCTGGCCTTCGAGCTGCACGGCGGCGAACACGTCCTCCGGGTGGCCGTCGAGGACGACGGCACCCTGTGGGCGGTCTTCGCGGACGCCACCAGCGGCCGGGACAGCTACCGCTTCCGTTTCCTGCGGCCCGAGGCCCCGGCGGCGGACGGTTCGGTGACGGTCGACTTCAACCGGGCGCTGCTGCCGCCGTGCGCCTTCGCGGACCACTTCATCTGCCCCTTCCCGCCGCCCGGGAACACGCTCGACACCGCCGTGCCGGCGGGGGAGCGGCGGCTGAACCCGGCCTGA
- a CDS encoding S1 family peptidase — MRNTRTRLLAVAAGLAAATALGLPGAQAAPAPGPAGAAQLARADAAVEAAGVGGTAWYVDRAAGRVVVTADSTVTDAGLAKIQRQAGADAGALRVQRTPGVLKPLLSAGDAIYGGGYRCSLGFNVVSGSTYYFLTAGHCGNVAKTWYTNSAQSTLIGATAGSSFPGNDYALVRYDNTSLSHSGGYSAADAYVGESVKRTGSTTGTHGGTVTGLNATVHYSSGGTVKGLIQTNVCAEPGDSGGPLYDGTKALGITSGGSGDCRSGGTTFFQPVPEALSAYKVSLY, encoded by the coding sequence GTGAGGAACACCCGCACCCGCCTGCTCGCCGTCGCCGCCGGTCTCGCCGCCGCGACCGCCCTCGGACTCCCCGGCGCCCAGGCCGCCCCCGCGCCCGGTCCCGCCGGAGCCGCCCAGCTCGCCCGCGCCGACGCCGCCGTCGAAGCCGCCGGAGTCGGCGGCACCGCCTGGTACGTGGACAGAGCCGCGGGCCGGGTCGTCGTCACCGCCGACTCCACCGTCACCGACGCCGGACTCGCGAAGATCCAGCGCCAGGCCGGCGCCGACGCCGGAGCCCTCCGCGTCCAGCGCACCCCCGGCGTCCTCAAGCCGCTGCTCTCCGCCGGAGACGCCATCTACGGCGGCGGCTACCGCTGCTCGCTCGGCTTCAACGTGGTCAGCGGCTCCACGTACTACTTCCTGACCGCCGGCCACTGCGGCAACGTCGCGAAGACCTGGTACACCAACTCCGCGCAGTCGACCCTGATCGGCGCCACCGCCGGCTCCAGCTTCCCGGGCAACGACTACGCCCTGGTCCGCTACGACAACACCTCGCTCAGCCACTCCGGCGGCTACTCCGCCGCCGACGCCTACGTGGGCGAGTCCGTCAAGCGCACCGGCTCCACCACCGGCACCCACGGCGGCACGGTCACCGGCCTCAACGCCACCGTCCACTACTCCAGCGGCGGCACGGTGAAGGGCCTGATCCAGACCAACGTCTGCGCCGAGCCCGGCGACTCCGGCGGCCCGCTCTACGACGGAACCAAGGCGCTCGGCATCACCTCCGGCGGCAGCGGCGACTGCCGGTCGGGCGGCACCACCTTCTTCCAGCCGGTGCCCGAGGCGCTCTCCGCGTACAAGGTCAGCCTCTACTGA
- a CDS encoding S1 family peptidase — protein sequence MHITPTKKFRLLALTAGLVAAAATLGVPTASADSAQTFSATQLSAASDAVLAADVAGTAWRVDTATGKVVVTADSTVSQAEIAKIKHQAGTNAGALRIERTPGTFNKLISGGDAIYASSWRCSLGFNVKDSAGNYYFLTAGHCTDGAGTWWSNSTHSTVLGSTAGSSFPTNDYGIVRYTNTSVTKSGTVGSVDITSAANATVGMSVTRRGSTTGIHSGTVTGLNATVNYGGGDIVYGMIQTNVCAEPGDSGGPLYSGSRAIGLTSGGSGNCSSGGTTFFQPVTEALSAYGVNVF from the coding sequence ATGCACATCACCCCCACGAAGAAGTTCCGACTGCTCGCCCTCACCGCCGGCCTCGTCGCCGCCGCCGCGACGCTCGGCGTCCCCACCGCCAGCGCCGACTCGGCCCAGACGTTCAGCGCCACCCAGCTCTCCGCCGCGAGCGACGCCGTCCTCGCCGCCGACGTGGCCGGCACCGCCTGGCGCGTCGACACCGCCACCGGCAAGGTCGTCGTCACCGCCGACTCCACCGTCTCCCAGGCCGAGATCGCGAAGATCAAGCACCAGGCCGGCACCAACGCGGGTGCGCTGCGCATCGAGCGCACCCCCGGCACGTTCAACAAGCTGATCTCCGGCGGCGACGCCATCTACGCGAGCAGCTGGCGCTGCTCGCTCGGCTTCAACGTCAAGGACAGCGCGGGGAACTACTACTTCCTCACCGCCGGCCACTGCACCGACGGCGCGGGCACGTGGTGGTCCAACTCCACCCACTCCACCGTGCTCGGCTCCACGGCCGGGTCGAGCTTCCCGACCAACGACTACGGCATCGTGCGCTACACCAACACCTCGGTGACCAAGTCCGGCACGGTCGGCAGCGTCGACATCACCAGCGCCGCCAACGCCACCGTCGGCATGTCCGTCACCCGCCGCGGCTCCACCACCGGCATCCACAGCGGCACGGTGACCGGTCTGAACGCCACCGTGAACTACGGCGGCGGCGACATCGTCTACGGCATGATCCAGACCAACGTCTGCGCCGAGCCCGGCGACTCCGGCGGCCCGCTCTACTCGGGCAGCCGGGCGATCGGTCTCACCTCGGGCGGCAGCGGCAACTGCTCCTCGGGCGGGACGACCTTCTTCCAGCCCGTGACGGAGGCGCTGAGCGCGTACGGGGTCAACGTCTTCTGA
- a CDS encoding DUF3533 domain-containing protein — translation MSLVDELKSAVTPRAALLVVGVFALQLLFITSYVGALHNPRPTDVPFGVVAPQQLSPALTERLAQLPGDPLDPRAVASEAEARKQILDRDIDGALVVDPRGRTDTLLVASGGGKVLSSTLEAMVTRLEAAEQRRVRTVDVAPSSSQDFNGLSAFYLVIGWCVGGYICAAILAISAGSRPANRERAIIRLGVLALYSALGGLGGAIIVGPILGALPGSIAALWGLGTLVVFAVGAATLALQSVFGIVGIGLAILLIVIAGNPSAGGAFPLPMLPPFWRAIGPYLPPGAGTWAARSIAYFKGNGMTASMVVLSVWAVVGSAVTLVLSSVRRTPAAEPIASEVGEVRR, via the coding sequence ATGAGTCTCGTCGATGAACTGAAAAGCGCCGTCACCCCCCGAGCCGCCCTGCTCGTCGTCGGCGTCTTCGCCCTCCAACTCCTGTTCATCACCTCGTACGTCGGGGCCCTGCACAATCCGAGACCCACGGACGTCCCCTTCGGCGTCGTCGCCCCCCAGCAGCTCTCCCCCGCCCTGACGGAACGGCTGGCGCAGCTGCCCGGCGATCCCCTCGACCCGCGCGCGGTCGCGAGCGAGGCCGAGGCGCGGAAGCAGATCCTGGACCGGGACATCGACGGGGCCCTCGTCGTCGACCCGCGGGGCCGCACCGACACCCTGCTCGTCGCCTCCGGCGGCGGCAAGGTGCTCTCCTCGACCCTGGAGGCGATGGTGACGAGGCTGGAGGCGGCCGAACAGCGCCGTGTGCGGACCGTCGACGTGGCTCCCTCCTCCTCCCAGGACTTCAACGGGCTCTCCGCCTTCTACCTGGTCATCGGCTGGTGCGTCGGCGGCTACATCTGCGCCGCGATCCTGGCGATCAGCGCGGGCTCCCGGCCCGCCAACCGGGAGCGCGCGATCATCCGCCTCGGGGTCCTGGCGCTCTACTCGGCCCTCGGCGGTCTCGGCGGCGCGATCATCGTGGGTCCGATCCTCGGCGCCCTGCCCGGCAGCATCGCGGCCCTGTGGGGCCTGGGCACCCTGGTGGTCTTCGCGGTGGGCGCCGCCACCCTCGCCCTGCAGTCGGTGTTCGGGATCGTCGGCATCGGCCTGGCGATCCTGCTCATCGTGATCGCGGGCAACCCGAGCGCGGGCGGTGCCTTCCCGCTGCCGATGCTGCCGCCGTTCTGGAGAGCGATCGGCCCGTACCTGCCCCCGGGCGCGGGCACCTGGGCGGCGCGCTCGATCGCGTACTTCAAGGGCAACGGCATGACCGCCTCGATGGTGGTCCTGTCGGTCTGGGCGGTCGTCGGCTCGGCCGTCACCCTGGTGCTGTCCTCGGTGAGGCGGACGCCGGCGGCGGAGCCGATCGCCTCGGAGGTGGGCGAGGTCCGCCGGTAG
- a CDS encoding triacylglycerol lipase: MLPPKSWKSAVRALSVLLLTAAATLAPTTAAQAATAPSRGWNDFSCKPSAAHPRPVVLVHGTFGNSWDNWLALAPYLVDRGYCVFSLDYGQLPGVPLFNGLGPIAASAGQLDTYVDRVLAATGAPEADLVGHSQGGMMPRWYLKFLGGAEKVNTLVGIAPDNHGTTLLGLTKLLPYFPGAEDVISSTTPGLADQIAGSAFITKLNEGGDTVPGVRYHVIATQYDEVVTPYRSQFLTGPNVTNVLIQDKCALDLSEHVAIGTADRVTFHEVANALDPSHATPTTCLSVVG, translated from the coding sequence ATGCTGCCCCCGAAGTCCTGGAAGAGCGCCGTCAGAGCGCTGTCCGTGCTCCTCCTGACCGCCGCCGCCACCCTCGCCCCCACCACCGCCGCACAGGCCGCCACCGCCCCCAGCCGTGGCTGGAACGACTTCTCCTGCAAGCCGTCCGCCGCACACCCGCGCCCCGTCGTCCTCGTCCACGGCACCTTCGGGAACTCCTGGGACAACTGGCTCGCCCTCGCCCCCTACCTGGTCGACCGGGGCTACTGCGTCTTCTCGCTCGACTACGGCCAACTGCCGGGCGTGCCCCTCTTCAACGGCCTCGGCCCCATCGCCGCGTCCGCCGGACAGCTCGACACCTACGTCGACCGCGTCCTCGCCGCCACCGGCGCCCCCGAGGCCGACCTCGTCGGACACTCGCAGGGCGGCATGATGCCCCGCTGGTACCTCAAGTTCCTCGGCGGGGCCGAGAAGGTGAACACCCTCGTCGGCATCGCCCCCGACAACCACGGCACCACCCTGCTCGGCCTCACCAAGCTCCTGCCGTACTTCCCCGGAGCCGAGGACGTCATCAGCTCCACGACCCCCGGCCTCGCCGACCAGATCGCCGGCTCGGCCTTCATCACCAAGCTCAACGAGGGCGGCGACACCGTGCCGGGCGTCCGCTACCACGTCATCGCGACCCAGTACGACGAGGTCGTCACCCCGTACCGCTCCCAGTTCCTGACCGGACCGAACGTCACCAACGTCCTCATCCAGGACAAGTGCGCGCTCGACCTCTCCGAGCACGTGGCGATCGGCACGGCGGACCGGGTCACCTTCCACGAGGTGGCCAACGCCCTCGACCCGTCCCACGCGACCCCGACCACCTGCCTCTCGGTGGTCGGCTAG
- a CDS encoding lytic polysaccharide monooxygenase: MTSRRMATATVTAALVLSGIAASPALAHGSMTDPVSRVSACYAEGPEAPKSAACKAAVAASGTQAFYDWNAVNIADAAGRHKQLIPDGRLCSAGNDKYRGLDLARADWPASSMKPGAHTFRYKGTAPHKGSFALYVTKDGYDPSKPLKWSDLEEQPFVTVTDPGMQNGDYVFQGTVPKKSGRHLIYSIWQRSDSPEAFYTCSDVVFGQDNGGTAPAPTASAPTDEQIEAGEEESSVEHGGHGDADAATGAETTGAEATNAGATPSSEPSEASAHAGSGSGAELAETGGDATTPCLAVGGAAVLALGAAVLFGTGRRRRTRG; this comes from the coding sequence ATGACCTCTCGCCGTATGGCGACAGCCACCGTCACCGCCGCTCTGGTCCTGTCCGGAATCGCCGCTTCTCCCGCTCTCGCGCACGGGTCGATGACCGACCCGGTGAGCCGGGTCTCGGCCTGTTACGCGGAGGGGCCCGAGGCGCCGAAGTCGGCGGCGTGCAAGGCGGCCGTGGCGGCGAGCGGGACGCAGGCGTTCTACGACTGGAACGCGGTGAACATCGCCGACGCCGCCGGGCGGCACAAGCAGTTGATCCCGGACGGCAGGCTGTGCAGCGCGGGCAACGACAAGTACCGGGGGCTCGACCTGGCACGGGCCGACTGGCCGGCGAGCAGCATGAAGCCCGGTGCGCACACCTTCCGGTACAAGGGGACCGCCCCGCACAAGGGCTCGTTCGCGCTGTACGTGACGAAGGACGGGTACGACCCGTCGAAGCCGCTGAAGTGGTCGGACCTGGAGGAGCAGCCGTTCGTGACGGTGACCGATCCGGGGATGCAGAACGGCGACTACGTGTTCCAGGGGACCGTGCCGAAGAAGTCCGGCCGCCATCTCATCTACTCGATCTGGCAGCGCTCCGACTCCCCCGAGGCGTTCTACACCTGCTCGGACGTGGTGTTCGGGCAGGACAACGGCGGTACGGCCCCGGCGCCCACGGCCTCCGCGCCCACCGACGAGCAGATCGAGGCGGGCGAGGAGGAGTCCTCGGTCGAGCACGGCGGACACGGGGACGCCGACGCGGCGACGGGCGCCGAGACCACGGGCGCCGAGGCGACGAATGCGGGGGCGACCCCTTCCTCGGAGCCTTCCGAGGCCTCCGCTCACGCCGGTTCGGGCTCCGGCGCGGAGCTGGCGGAGACGGGCGGCGACGCCACCACCCCGTGTCTCGCGGTCGGTGGCGCCGCCGTGCTCGCGCTCGGTGCGGCGGTGCTCTTCGGGACGGGCCGGCGGCGCCGGACCCGGGGCTAG
- a CDS encoding response regulator — MTKVLVVDDDFMVAKLHCRYVSAVAGFTVAGVAHSGAEALRAAERLRPDLVLLDVFLPDMDGVRVLRELRAAGLGMDALFITAARDVGTIRSALRAGALHYLIKPFTQAALHEQLRHVAALRHRLDELDEARQEDVDRIFGSRPRGSRELPKGLAAHTADLVDSVLRAHPEGLSASECAEAGSLSRVSARRYLEYFAETGRAEVTLRYGGTGRPERRYRRLG; from the coding sequence GTGACGAAGGTGCTGGTCGTGGACGACGACTTCATGGTCGCCAAGCTGCACTGCCGCTACGTGTCGGCAGTGGCGGGCTTCACCGTGGCGGGGGTCGCGCACAGCGGTGCCGAGGCGCTCCGCGCGGCCGAGCGGCTCCGTCCCGACCTGGTGCTGCTCGACGTCTTCCTGCCCGACATGGACGGCGTGCGGGTGCTGCGGGAGCTGCGCGCGGCCGGTCTGGGCATGGACGCGCTCTTCATCACGGCGGCGCGGGACGTGGGCACGATCCGCTCGGCGCTGCGCGCCGGGGCCCTGCACTATCTGATCAAGCCGTTCACCCAGGCGGCGCTGCACGAGCAGTTGCGGCACGTGGCGGCGCTGCGCCATCGCCTCGACGAGCTGGACGAGGCCCGCCAGGAGGACGTGGACCGGATCTTCGGTTCGCGTCCGCGCGGCTCCCGCGAGCTCCCGAAGGGCCTCGCGGCGCACACGGCCGACCTGGTCGACTCCGTCCTGCGGGCCCATCCCGAGGGCCTGTCGGCCTCGGAGTGCGCCGAAGCGGGCTCCCTGTCCCGGGTGAGCGCCCGGCGTTATCTGGAGTACTTCGCGGAGACGGGCCGCGCGGAGGTCACCCTGCGGTACGGCGGCACGGGCCGCCCGGAGCGCCGCTACCGACGGCTGGGCTAG